In Companilactobacillus allii, one genomic interval encodes:
- a CDS encoding universal stress protein — protein MEQDYKRILVPVDGSKEAEMAFRKAVTVAQMNGGHLDVLTVLDTKQFIGLHGGMLNGDVIYQLSEDAQKYLNELKEEAVKDGYPEQEIDIHVRFGEPKTVISQEFVEEYKNDLIMIGSTGMNAVTRLLVGSVSEYVTRNARTDVIIVRTDTDNSKI, from the coding sequence ATGGAACAAGACTATAAAAGAATCTTAGTACCTGTAGATGGATCAAAAGAGGCAGAAATGGCATTTAGAAAAGCCGTGACTGTAGCTCAAATGAATGGTGGACACCTTGACGTATTGACAGTTCTTGATACTAAGCAATTTATTGGTTTGCATGGTGGAATGTTAAATGGCGATGTAATCTATCAACTTTCTGAAGATGCTCAAAAGTACCTTAATGAATTAAAAGAAGAAGCTGTTAAAGATGGATATCCAGAACAAGAAATCGATATTCACGTTCGTTTCGGTGAACCAAAGACAGTTATCTCACAAGAATTCGTTGAAGAATACAAAAATGATTTGATCATGATCGGATCAACTGGTATGAACGCTGTAACACGTCTATTAGTTGGATCTGTTTCAGAATACGTTACTCGTAATGCTAGAACTGATGTTATCATCGTTCGTACAGATACAGATAATAGTAAAATCTAA
- a CDS encoding glycerate kinase → MIFIIAPGKYPDNVSSRKIGQAIYSGISRAIPNADIVTMPVTDSRDGMPALVKHTIGGEWFELPFFDAFWQNKLGRYLITKIDGQDTVIMDSEQIVGLELAIGKTRDQLFHATSHGLGEFILDAISSGHKNIVICLGRTAVADGGLGALQVLGAKIYDEDGTIIPEGENPLINAYSVDLDGVKKLLPSRTRITILLNYSNNYEIRYKINYLNEAQENFLEDNLVYVTEKANEKYNLDVHPMPNSEAIKTLAGAFAMIDAHIFRSSFEWIANVTGMDSTIRSADVLVTATDDISAESMHDEMLYHLSKIAGNSKIPTFVLCNNFIDDFEDYEQLFTGIFSTQMSKYYLKEYDEQTLFDNYEAVANQLARTMMSFH, encoded by the coding sequence ATGATATTTATCATCGCTCCTGGAAAATATCCTGATAATGTTAGTTCAAGAAAAATTGGTCAGGCTATATACAGTGGAATATCACGTGCCATTCCTAATGCTGATATTGTTACAATGCCAGTTACTGATAGTCGTGACGGAATGCCAGCTTTAGTTAAGCATACTATTGGTGGAGAATGGTTTGAATTACCCTTTTTTGATGCCTTTTGGCAAAATAAGCTAGGGCGTTATTTGATAACTAAGATAGATGGTCAAGATACAGTCATAATGGACTCTGAACAAATAGTAGGTTTGGAATTGGCGATTGGTAAAACACGAGATCAATTATTTCATGCCACTAGTCATGGATTGGGCGAATTTATCTTGGATGCGATCTCTAGTGGTCACAAGAACATTGTCATCTGTTTGGGAAGGACTGCGGTGGCTGATGGTGGGTTAGGAGCCTTGCAGGTGCTTGGAGCGAAGATTTATGATGAAGATGGCACAATTATACCTGAAGGTGAAAACCCGCTTATCAACGCATATAGTGTTGATTTAGATGGTGTCAAAAAGTTGCTACCATCAAGAACACGGATAACTATTCTGTTAAATTACTCAAATAATTACGAGATTCGCTATAAAATTAATTATCTAAATGAAGCTCAAGAAAATTTTTTGGAAGATAATTTGGTTTATGTTACGGAAAAGGCTAATGAGAAGTATAATTTAGACGTACATCCAATGCCCAATTCTGAAGCAATCAAGACTTTAGCTGGGGCGTTTGCAATGATTGATGCACATATTTTCAGATCTTCGTTTGAGTGGATAGCCAATGTTACTGGGATGGATTCAACGATCCGTTCTGCCGATGTCTTAGTAACAGCAACAGATGATATCTCAGCTGAATCAATGCATGACGAAATGCTGTATCATCTAAGCAAGATAGCTGGTAATAGTAAAATACCTACTTTTGTATTATGCAATAATTTTATTGATGATTTTGAAGACTACGAACAATTATTCACGGGTATATTTTCCACTCAAATGTCCAAGTATTATTTGAAAGAATATGATGAACAGACGCTTTTTGATAACTATGAGGCTGTAGCCAACCAACTAGCGCGAACTATGATGTCCTTTCACTGA
- a CDS encoding GNAT family N-acetyltransferase, producing MSSIYLRQAKADDLKRVIEIINGEKSALLVRGVNQWQQGYPDEEILKQDIEEGINYVLILDGEIVGTAALQQGYDKSYQSISGSWSDESEVTYSIIHRIAVESGHQGEKLTTALIQQLLTISYYLGYHDIRIDTHPDNRVMQHVITDNRFIERGNITLDIDQGIRKAYQIILK from the coding sequence ATGAGTAGTATTTATTTACGTCAGGCTAAAGCTGATGATTTAAAAAGAGTTATTGAGATTATTAACGGTGAAAAGAGTGCCTTATTGGTACGTGGGGTGAATCAGTGGCAACAAGGTTATCCTGATGAAGAGATATTGAAACAAGATATCGAAGAGGGTATTAATTATGTCTTGATCCTTGACGGCGAAATTGTCGGGACAGCAGCACTACAACAAGGCTATGATAAGAGTTATCAGAGTATTTCAGGTTCATGGAGTGATGAGTCAGAAGTTACTTATTCTATTATTCATAGAATTGCTGTGGAATCAGGTCATCAAGGTGAGAAATTGACCACGGCACTGATTCAACAATTGTTAACAATATCTTATTATTTGGGATATCACGATATCAGAATAGATACTCATCCCGACAACCGGGTAATGCAGCACGTTATTACCGATAATAGATTCATTGAACGTGGAAATATTACTTTGGATATCGATCAAGGTATACGAAAAGCCTACCAAATCATTTTGAAATAG
- a CDS encoding tyrosine-protein phosphatase: MDNATKKTHRILNLENGRNFRELGGYKTLDGKTIKYHKALRSAGLGDLSDKDVNFLGNYGLKTDIDFRSIDEAAKKPDKMPKGTKYVSLPVFKEDETEASKIQGTSIPDLDYVPIDGYNHMLEAYLDMVNGPQAKLAYQNFFSELLANSNNDEVLLFHCSAGKDRTGMGAFFLMSALNVPMTTIKDDYLLTNKASKSFIDHLLSQVVEHEPTLVDTIKALMTVNINYLETAQKAIEETSGSIDNYIREELKVSDHDISDLKKIYLM; the protein is encoded by the coding sequence ATGGATAACGCTACAAAAAAGACACATCGTATTTTGAATCTTGAAAACGGTCGTAATTTCCGTGAACTGGGCGGGTACAAGACACTCGATGGTAAAACCATCAAGTATCATAAGGCACTTCGTTCAGCCGGTCTTGGCGATCTCTCAGATAAAGATGTAAATTTCTTAGGTAATTATGGTTTGAAGACTGATATTGACTTTCGTTCAATTGATGAAGCTGCTAAGAAGCCTGATAAAATGCCCAAAGGAACAAAATACGTTTCTCTTCCAGTATTCAAAGAAGACGAAACCGAGGCTTCAAAGATTCAAGGAACATCTATCCCAGATCTAGACTATGTTCCAATCGACGGATACAATCACATGCTAGAAGCATATCTAGACATGGTCAATGGGCCTCAAGCTAAGTTAGCTTACCAAAACTTCTTTAGTGAATTATTGGCTAATTCCAACAATGATGAAGTCTTATTATTCCATTGTAGTGCTGGTAAGGATCGTACAGGGATGGGTGCATTCTTCTTAATGTCAGCACTAAACGTTCCAATGACAACTATCAAAGATGACTACTTGTTAACAAACAAAGCCAGCAAGTCATTTATTGATCATCTTTTAAGTCAAGTTGTTGAACATGAACCTACACTAGTAGATACTATCAAGGCGCTAATGACAGTTAATATCAATTACCTTGAAACTGCTCAAAAGGCAATCGAAGAAACTTCCGGAAGTATAGACAATTATATCAGAGAAGAACTAAAAGTAAGCGATCACGACATTTCAGATCTCAAAAAGATTTACTTGATGTAA
- a CDS encoding metallophosphoesterase: MIVLRYWENRKLNIKNFVKKVLRPKPSALISAQTDSLMRRLKPRRFVTDYITDVYNNNVRPNVSDNTVTLSVLTDTHAKAVASASYYGINGIRHIIEANSAVDDLDIDLNVHLGDLIDGSDKPEISRGLLRFAVENYQNNEKPFYIAEGNHDENDKYDEHKFVSSASFNRDDYDNLVTKFDFQQSKILRLNPVSKVSWFDKGDVRIIFLNTSDIPYILNNGSKKYDVKKVRGIREQQISDLITILEDTVDKHVVVFGHANLISPSGRSALNFNGDLIQQLFVSFNNKDRGQIKNELTGDFGVNLRYDFSSTGISKVSNYICGHMHYEKYYNVSGINHIILNCSALMGKKHGLTTDYNKKWDRKYNEISELAGYFVNIDPDKLRLQIFGYGAATRYVSFEI; this comes from the coding sequence ATGATAGTATTGAGATATTGGGAGAACAGAAAATTGAATATTAAAAATTTTGTTAAAAAAGTTTTAAGACCAAAGCCTTCCGCACTCATTTCAGCGCAAACTGATAGTCTTATGCGAAGGTTGAAACCGAGACGGTTCGTTACTGATTATATTACTGATGTTTATAATAATAATGTTAGACCGAATGTGTCAGATAACACGGTGACTCTTTCTGTTCTGACTGATACTCACGCCAAAGCGGTTGCTAGTGCATCATACTATGGAATTAATGGGATCCGTCATATAATTGAGGCTAACAGTGCAGTGGATGATTTGGATATTGATCTAAATGTCCACTTAGGAGACTTGATAGACGGCAGTGATAAGCCAGAGATTAGTCGTGGATTGTTGAGATTTGCCGTTGAGAACTATCAAAATAATGAAAAACCATTTTACATTGCTGAGGGTAATCATGATGAAAATGACAAGTATGATGAACACAAATTCGTCAGCTCTGCCTCATTCAATCGTGATGATTATGATAATTTAGTTACAAAGTTTGACTTTCAACAGTCAAAAATTTTGCGATTGAATCCAGTTTCAAAAGTAAGTTGGTTTGATAAGGGTGACGTTAGGATCATATTCTTGAATACTAGCGATATCCCGTATATTTTGAATAATGGTTCAAAAAAATATGATGTTAAGAAAGTTAGAGGAATCAGGGAGCAACAAATATCTGATTTAATAACTATTCTTGAGGATACGGTAGATAAGCATGTTGTCGTTTTTGGCCATGCTAATTTGATAAGCCCAAGTGGCCGTAGTGCGCTTAATTTTAATGGCGATTTGATTCAACAACTATTTGTAAGTTTCAACAACAAAGATCGCGGGCAGATAAAGAATGAACTTACAGGTGATTTTGGAGTAAATTTACGCTATGATTTTTCATCAACGGGAATTTCTAAAGTGTCCAATTATATTTGCGGACATATGCATTATGAAAAATATTACAATGTTTCAGGTATTAACCATATAATATTAAACTGTTCGGCTTTGATGGGGAAAAAGCACGGATTGACTACGGATTATAATAAGAAGTGGGATAGAAAATATAATGAAATTTCTGAATTAGCTGGATATTTTGTCAATATTGATCCCGACAAGTTACGGTTGCAAATTTTTGGTTACGGAGCAGCAACACGATATGTAAGTTTTGAGATATAA
- a CDS encoding phosphoketolase: protein MTDYSSPKYLNLIDKYWRAANYISVGQLYLKDNPLLKRELKADDVKVHPIGHWGTIAGQNFIYAHLNRVINKYGVNMFYIEGPGHGGQVMVSNSYLDGSYTETYPEITQDESGMQKLFKQFSFPGGVASHAAPETPGSMHEGGELGYSISHGVGAILDNPDQIAAVVVGDGEAETGPLATSWFSNVFINPVNDGAVLPILNLNGFKISNPTILSRKTDEELTEYFRGLGWDPMFVEGDDPEKMHPEMAKVMDSAIEKIESIQTEARKHPASEAKMPKWPVIIFRAPKGWTGPKTWDGVPIEGSFRAHQIPIPVDQKDMQHADALVDWMESYKPSELFNEDGSLKSEIAAIAPSGTKRMAMNPIVNGGVDPKPLKLPDYKNYALKFDKPGEKNAQDMIELGKYLEAVIKNNPENFRLFGPDETMSNRLYDIFKTTNRQWMESVKEPNDQYEAPSGRIIDSQLSEHQAEGFLEGYALTGRHGIFASYEAFLRVVDSMLTQHFKWLRKADELSWRNKYPSLNIIATSTAFQQDHNGYTHQDPGIITHLAEKKPAFIREYFPADTNSLLPVMPKILDDQEKINLLVTSKQPRPQFYSIEEGQELADKGLKVIDWASNDDGEPDIVIAAAGTEPNLESLAAISILRKDVPDLKIRFVNVVDLLKLRSPEVDPRGLSDEEFNSIFTTNKPVLFAFHGFEDIIKDIFFDRDNHNLFVHGYRENGDITTPFDMRVVNEMDRFHLAEEAAVAVYGDKANDFADKMEAKVDKHNKYIRENGEDLPEVENWKW from the coding sequence ATGACAGATTACTCATCACCAAAATATTTAAACTTAATAGATAAATATTGGCGTGCAGCTAATTATATTTCTGTAGGTCAACTATATTTAAAAGACAATCCATTATTGAAGCGTGAATTAAAAGCTGACGATGTTAAGGTACATCCAATTGGACATTGGGGTACTATTGCTGGTCAAAACTTTATTTATGCTCATTTAAATCGTGTTATTAATAAATACGGTGTAAACATGTTCTATATTGAAGGACCCGGACATGGTGGGCAAGTTATGGTTTCTAACTCATATCTTGACGGAAGCTATACTGAAACTTACCCAGAGATCACACAAGATGAATCCGGTATGCAAAAATTGTTCAAACAATTTTCATTCCCAGGTGGAGTTGCTTCTCATGCTGCTCCTGAAACACCTGGTTCAATGCATGAAGGTGGAGAACTTGGCTATTCAATCTCACACGGTGTTGGTGCTATATTAGATAACCCAGACCAAATCGCTGCAGTTGTTGTTGGTGATGGTGAGGCCGAAACAGGTCCACTTGCTACTTCATGGTTCTCAAACGTCTTCATTAACCCTGTAAATGATGGTGCGGTATTACCAATTCTTAACCTTAATGGTTTCAAGATTTCTAATCCTACTATTCTTTCACGTAAGACAGACGAAGAACTTACTGAATACTTCAGAGGTCTTGGTTGGGATCCAATGTTTGTTGAAGGTGACGACCCTGAAAAGATGCACCCTGAAATGGCTAAAGTCATGGATAGTGCTATTGAAAAGATCGAAAGCATCCAAACAGAAGCAAGAAAACACCCAGCTTCAGAAGCCAAAATGCCTAAATGGCCAGTAATTATTTTCCGTGCACCTAAAGGCTGGACTGGTCCTAAGACTTGGGATGGTGTTCCAATTGAAGGCTCATTTAGAGCTCACCAAATTCCAATTCCTGTTGACCAAAAAGATATGCAACATGCAGACGCTTTAGTAGACTGGATGGAATCATACAAGCCTAGTGAATTGTTCAATGAAGATGGTAGCTTGAAGTCTGAAATTGCAGCAATTGCACCAAGTGGTACTAAGAGAATGGCTATGAACCCTATCGTCAATGGTGGTGTTGATCCTAAACCTCTTAAATTACCAGACTATAAGAACTATGCTTTGAAGTTTGATAAGCCAGGTGAAAAGAACGCTCAAGATATGATCGAATTAGGTAAGTATCTTGAAGCAGTCATCAAGAACAATCCTGAGAACTTCAGACTGTTTGGACCTGACGAAACAATGTCTAACCGTCTATATGACATATTCAAGACAACAAACCGTCAATGGATGGAAAGTGTCAAAGAACCAAATGATCAATACGAAGCTCCATCTGGTCGTATTATTGATTCACAACTTTCAGAACATCAAGCTGAAGGATTCCTAGAAGGCTATGCATTAACAGGTCGTCACGGTATCTTTGCAAGTTATGAAGCATTCTTAAGAGTTGTCGATTCAATGTTGACACAACACTTCAAGTGGTTAAGAAAAGCTGATGAATTGTCATGGAGAAACAAGTATCCATCACTTAACATCATCGCTACATCAACTGCTTTCCAACAAGATCACAACGGTTACACTCACCAAGACCCAGGTATTATCACTCACTTAGCTGAGAAGAAACCTGCCTTCATTCGTGAATATTTCCCAGCTGACACAAACTCATTGTTGCCAGTAATGCCTAAGATTTTGGATGACCAAGAAAAGATCAACCTATTGGTTACTTCAAAACAACCACGTCCTCAATTCTATTCAATTGAAGAAGGACAAGAATTGGCTGATAAAGGACTCAAAGTTATTGATTGGGCTTCAAATGATGACGGTGAACCTGATATTGTTATCGCAGCCGCAGGTACAGAACCTAACCTAGAATCTCTTGCTGCAATTAGTATCTTGCGCAAAGATGTTCCAGATCTTAAGATTAGATTCGTCAACGTTGTTGACCTATTGAAACTCAGATCACCAGAAGTTGATCCTCGTGGATTGTCTGATGAAGAATTCAACAGTATCTTCACAACAAACAAACCAGTACTATTCGCTTTCCATGGTTTCGAAGACATCATCAAAGATATCTTCTTTGACCGTGACAATCACAACTTGTTCGTTCATGGTTACCGTGAGAATGGTGATATTACAACACCATTTGATATGCGTGTAGTTAATGAAATGGACCGTTTCCACTTAGCAGAAGAAGCAGCCGTTGCCGTATATGGTGACAAAGCTAATGACTTCGCAGACAAGATGGAAGCCAAAGTTGATAAGCATAACAAGTACATCCGTGAAAACGGTGAAGATCTTCCAGAAGTTGAAAACTGGAAATGGTAA
- a CDS encoding DNA-3-methyladenine glycosylase I, translating into MRCPWADSSKEMQEYHDTEWCKVSHDERYFFEMLTLELSQAGLSWETIIKRRSGYRTLFDGFDIDAVAKFDDAKKEELLKDPRIIRNKLKVNATINNARQIQVMHENNQRFSDYIWSFVDNKQIVNHYEDMSEMPAQTKLSQDISKNLKKRGFRFVGPTIIYSFLQSVGVINDHLDSCDFK; encoded by the coding sequence ATGAGATGTCCTTGGGCAGATAGTTCTAAAGAAATGCAGGAGTATCATGATACTGAATGGTGTAAGGTAAGTCATGACGAAAGATACTTCTTTGAAATGTTGACACTGGAGTTGTCGCAAGCTGGATTGTCATGGGAAACGATTATCAAGAGGCGAAGTGGCTATCGGACTTTATTTGACGGATTTGATATTGATGCAGTCGCAAAATTCGATGATGCCAAAAAAGAAGAATTATTAAAAGATCCACGGATCATCAGAAATAAGCTGAAAGTTAACGCGACGATCAATAATGCTAGACAGATTCAAGTGATGCATGAGAATAATCAGAGATTTTCTGATTATATTTGGAGCTTTGTTGATAATAAACAAATAGTGAATCATTATGAAGATATGTCAGAAATGCCAGCTCAGACAAAGTTATCTCAAGATATTAGTAAAAATTTGAAAAAAAGAGGCTTTAGATTCGTTGGACCGACGATAATCTATTCATTTTTACAATCAGTTGGAGTAATTAATGATCATTTAGATAGCTGTGATTTCAAATAG
- a CDS encoding ATP-binding cassette domain-containing protein, protein MAIVELITVKDLSLQNEGYFAFKHVTFSLTQNEILSIVGDSGSGKSQLLETLAKMKTADSGKIEYTPGVRIGYLPQFDPQIITKSVRNYLEEIRRFTGKLAVSQKQLKELIAYMGMSPYLDRQIRQLSYGLKQRLDFLAAVAGHPNVLLLDEPFSFQNSKYTSNMLDIIGDLKQNGSGIIIASTYQDSSITNYFDKFYIMKNKSLEEVKNKAEEIKCMLIFTVKSDSMALTTDISKYLASNISSLVELRIPLGMKDSVIKEMIDLNYQFEGARILEG, encoded by the coding sequence ATGGCAATAGTGGAATTAATAACTGTTAAAGATTTATCTTTACAAAATGAAGGTTACTTTGCGTTTAAGCATGTGACCTTTTCTTTAACCCAAAATGAAATTTTGAGTATTGTTGGTGACAGTGGTAGTGGAAAATCACAATTGTTAGAAACGTTAGCGAAGATGAAGACGGCAGATAGTGGCAAGATTGAATACACTCCTGGAGTTAGAATCGGATATTTACCACAATTTGATCCACAGATTATTACTAAGTCTGTGCGTAATTACTTAGAAGAGATTCGCAGATTCACTGGTAAATTGGCCGTTAGCCAAAAGCAACTCAAAGAACTTATTGCCTATATGGGGATGAGTCCTTATTTGGATAGACAAATCAGACAATTATCCTATGGACTGAAACAAAGATTAGATTTTTTAGCTGCAGTAGCAGGCCACCCCAATGTCTTGTTGCTGGATGAACCTTTTTCATTTCAAAATAGTAAGTACACTAGCAATATGTTAGATATTATTGGAGATCTGAAGCAAAATGGCTCAGGTATCATTATTGCCAGTACCTACCAAGATAGTAGTATTACCAATTACTTTGATAAGTTTTATATCATGAAAAATAAGTCCTTAGAAGAAGTTAAGAATAAGGCTGAAGAGATCAAGTGTATGCTTATCTTCACAGTGAAGTCTGATTCGATGGCCTTAACGACTGATATTAGTAAGTATCTGGCAAGTAATATCAGCAGTCTAGTTGAGTTAAGGATTCCTTTGGGGATGAAAGATTCCGTTATTAAAGAAATGATCGATCTGAACTATCAATTTGAGGGGGCAAGGATCCTTGAAGGTTAA